Proteins encoded together in one Passer domesticus isolate bPasDom1 chromosome 6, bPasDom1.hap1, whole genome shotgun sequence window:
- the E2F8 gene encoding transcription factor E2F8 isoform X3, which translates to MGAGDKVIPLENEHSEPCKNVLKTPLKQASTSQLVLTERQPDCQPLTTPPKLKETPPADPWTPTSNLKMLISAASPEIRSREQRRQLSDSSSEVLQTKHCLQEHLLGDEYEKSQPSRKEKSLGLLCHKFLARYPDYPSPSQKSYICLDEVTEELHVERRRIYDIVNVLESLHMVSRLARNRYVWHGRHNLPQTLQALKKVGEENKYIQQIQMIKKREYEHEFDPDGERNEEMASSFDSSEQSEMSFVELPGVEFRAASVNGRKYKSLRVMSQKFVMLFLVSTPQIVSLEVAAKILIGEDQLEDLDKSKFKTKIRRLYDIANVLSSLKLIKKVHVTEERGRKPAFKWTGPEVLTNTQDTKLEATSTTCSPPISESITSKEQCSKALFPSKGKQNFTRHSSLIKLVKSIENDRRKIQSAPTSPVKISASTYQSLPVFPNTIAQFPAITKHQLEGQSKTAEEMQTKCALSSPEAVPKPEPSQQPALSQPLGVCPASHSSVSPVILPHPQSGVSYAIYLHPSQAHTVTTYSPGFMLQPLPCANVTGIKSNNSKILNKITTEEGDTPRGPDEPTKSLAAEERPETKSETSSQRCLKRSQALPESNLIKRRKSDEESLDTSLGEYTKNEKPPSNSSQTNHEMDCVQEDRQNETKTVDQNMTSCCDPCTKENIPEDEDKIKTKQDIPVAFAIPAPETFFPSGYLIPLTHCTHGNKAECSTKEKAGVCSLQHTAYSSPITGVIPMPASELKTVNIPAFHITPLNIMLSPNSIAAAPVLSNSCLNSSSTSSAPNPSSSALNFMLQHIGLIPAGVQVPANPILQHVPVSSQSENISHSSGSTNMQEGKKSALPKKS; encoded by the exons ATGGGGGCCGGCGACAAGGTAATTCCTCTG GAAAATGAGCATTCTGAGCCATGCAAAAATGTACTGAAAACTCCTTTGAAACAAGCGTCTACCTCACAGTTGGTACTGACAGAGAGACAACCTGACTGTCAGCCTCTAACCACACCCCCAAAACTGAAGGAAacccctccagcagatccatgGACACCTACTTCCAACCTGAAAATGCTGATTAGTGCAGCCAGTCCTGAGATTAGGAGCAGAGAACAGAGAAGGCAACTGTCAGACAGCTCAAGTGAGGTCCTACAGACAAAACACTGTTTGCAG GAGCACTTATTGGGGGATGAATATGAAAAATCTCAGCCAAGTCGCAAAGAGAAAAGTCTCGGATTACTGTGTCATAAATTCTTAGCTCGGTATCCTGATTACCCCAGCCCTTCACAGAAAAGTTACATTTGCCTTGATGAAGTCACTGAAGAGCTAC ATGTGGAGCGCAGGCGCATCTATGACATTGTGAACGTGCTGGAGAGCCTGCACATGGTGAGCCGCTTGGCCAGGAACAGATATGTCTGGCACGGGCGCCACAACCTCCCCCAGACCCTACAGGCCCTGAAAAAGGTGGGGGAAGAGAACAAATACATACAGCAAATCCAGATGATCAAGAAAAGAGAGTATGAACATGAATTTGATCCTGATGGTGAAAGGAATGAAGAAATGGCAAGTTCTTTTGACTCAAGTGAGCAGTCAGAAATGTCTTTTGTCGAGCTCCCAGGAGTGGAATTCCGTGCTG CATCAGTGAATGGCAGGAAATACAAGTCCTTACGAGTGATGAGTCAGAAATTTGTGATGCTGTTTCTTGTATCAACACCTCAAATAGTGAGCCTTGAAGTTGCTGCTAAAATCCTGATTGGAGAAGATCAGTTAGAAGACTTAGATAAAAGCAAGTTTAAAA CCAAAATTAGAAGACTTTATGACATAGCAAATGTTCTCAGCAGCCTTAAGCTTATCAAAAAAGTTCATGTTACAGAGGAGAGAGGTAGAAAACCAGCATTCAAGTGGACAGGACCTGAGGTCTTGACAAATACTCAGG ataCAAAACTTGAAGCAACTTCTACAACCTGTTCCCCACCTATTTCAGAATCCATCACTTCCAAAGAGCAGTGCTCAAAAGccctttttccttcaaaaggaaagcaaaatttCACTCGGCACTCATCTCTAATAAAGTTAGTTAAGAGTATAGAGAATGACAGAAGGAAGATCCAGTCTGCTCCAACCAGCCCAGTTAAAATAAGTGCCA GTACTTATCAAAGTTTACCAGTTTTCCCAAATACAATAGCTCAGTTTCCAGCAATCACTAAACATCAGCTGGAAGGACAATCCAA gACAGCAGAAGAGATGCAAACGAAATGTGCCCTGTCCTCGCCTGAGGCTGTCCCCAAGCCTGAGCCCTctcagcagccagctctgagcCAGCCCCTCGGGGTGTGCCCTGCAAGCCACAGCTCCGTGTCACCAGTTATCCTACCTCATCCTCAGTCTGGGGTTTCATATGCAATCTATCTGCACCCTTCCCAAGCCCACACAGTAACAACCTACAGCCCAGGCTTCATGTTGCAGCCTCTGCCATGTGCTAACGTAACTGGAATTAAGAGTAATAattcaaaaatattaaataaaataaccaCTGAGGAAGGGGACACACCAAGAGGTCCGGATGAGCCTACAAAATCCTTGGCAGCTGAAGAAAGACCTGAAACGAAATCAGAAACTTCATCTCAGCGGTGCCTTAAAAGATCACAAGCACTACCAGAGAGTAATTTAATTAAAAGGCGTAAAAGTGACGAGGAAAGCCTTGATACTTCTTTG GGAGAATACACTAAGAATGAAAAACCACCTTCCAACAGCTCACAAACAAATCACGAAATGGACTGTGTCCAGGAAGACAGACAGAATGAAACCAAAACAGTAGATCAGAACATGACAAGTTGCTGTGACCCAtgtacaaaagaaaatattccagaaGATGAAgataaaatcaaaacaaaacaagacatACCTGTGGCATTTGCCATTCCTGCTCCTGAG ACTTTTTTTCCATCTGGTTATCTTATTCCTCTGACTCACTGCACCCATGGCAACAAGGCAGAGTGCTCCACTAAAGAAAAGGCTGGGGTATGTTCTCTGCAGCACACAGCCTACAGCTCTCCCATCACTG GTGTCATTCCAATGCCAGCCTCAGAACTGAAGACAGTCAATATTCCTGCTTTTCATATAACACCCTTGAACATAATGCTGTCACCAAATTCCATAGCTGCTGCACCTGTACTGAGCAACTCCTGCCTCAATTCAAGCAGTACCAGTTCTGCCCCAAATCCAAGCTCTTCAGCTCTGAACTTTATGCTGCAACACATAGGACTAATACCTGCTGGTGTGCAAGTTCCTGCAAATCCTATTCTACAGCACGTGCCAGTCTCTTCCCAATCAGAAAATATCAGCCATAGCTCAGGGAGTACAAACATGCAAGAAGGGAAG AAATCAGCACTGCCCAAAAAGAGCTAG
- the E2F8 gene encoding transcription factor E2F8 isoform X1, with protein sequence MGAGDKVIPLENEHSEPCKNVLKTPLKQASTSQLVLTERQPDCQPLTTPPKLKETPPADPWTPTSNLKMLISAASPEIRSREQRRQLSDSSSEVLQTKHCLQEHLLGDEYEKSQPSRKEKSLGLLCHKFLARYPDYPSPSQKSYICLDEVTEELHVERRRIYDIVNVLESLHMVSRLARNRYVWHGRHNLPQTLQALKKVGEENKYIQQIQMIKKREYEHEFDPDGERNEEMASSFDSSEQSEMSFVELPGVEFRAASVNGRKYKSLRVMSQKFVMLFLVSTPQIVSLEVAAKILIGEDQLEDLDKSKFKTKIRRLYDIANVLSSLKLIKKVHVTEERGRKPAFKWTGPEVLTNTQDTKLEATSTTCSPPISESITSKEQCSKALFPSKGKQNFTRHSSLIKLVKSIENDRRKIQSAPTSPVKISASTYQSLPVFPNTIAQFPAITKHQLEGQSKTAEEMQTKCALSSPEAVPKPEPSQQPALSQPLGVCPASHSSVSPVILPHPQSGVSYAIYLHPSQAHTVTTYSPGFMLQPLPCANVTGIKSNNSKILNKITTEEGDTPRGPDEPTKSLAAEERPETKSETSSQRCLKRSQALPESNLIKRRKSDEESLDTSLGEYTKNEKPPSNSSQTNHEMDCVQEDRQNETKTVDQNMTSCCDPCTKENIPEDEDKIKTKQDIPVAFAIPAPETFFPSGYLIPLTHCTHGNKAECSTKEKAGVCSLQHTAYSSPITGVIPMPASELKTVNIPAFHITPLNIMLSPNSIAAAPVLSNSCLNSSSTSSAPNPSSSALNFMLQHIGLIPAGVQVPANPILQHVPVSSQSENISHSSGSTNMQEGKFLQPKEPQEPQAVTENFFRTPGGPNTEPALSANSDGTQRTSQGTLYIPQRKLEVSED encoded by the exons ATGGGGGCCGGCGACAAGGTAATTCCTCTG GAAAATGAGCATTCTGAGCCATGCAAAAATGTACTGAAAACTCCTTTGAAACAAGCGTCTACCTCACAGTTGGTACTGACAGAGAGACAACCTGACTGTCAGCCTCTAACCACACCCCCAAAACTGAAGGAAacccctccagcagatccatgGACACCTACTTCCAACCTGAAAATGCTGATTAGTGCAGCCAGTCCTGAGATTAGGAGCAGAGAACAGAGAAGGCAACTGTCAGACAGCTCAAGTGAGGTCCTACAGACAAAACACTGTTTGCAG GAGCACTTATTGGGGGATGAATATGAAAAATCTCAGCCAAGTCGCAAAGAGAAAAGTCTCGGATTACTGTGTCATAAATTCTTAGCTCGGTATCCTGATTACCCCAGCCCTTCACAGAAAAGTTACATTTGCCTTGATGAAGTCACTGAAGAGCTAC ATGTGGAGCGCAGGCGCATCTATGACATTGTGAACGTGCTGGAGAGCCTGCACATGGTGAGCCGCTTGGCCAGGAACAGATATGTCTGGCACGGGCGCCACAACCTCCCCCAGACCCTACAGGCCCTGAAAAAGGTGGGGGAAGAGAACAAATACATACAGCAAATCCAGATGATCAAGAAAAGAGAGTATGAACATGAATTTGATCCTGATGGTGAAAGGAATGAAGAAATGGCAAGTTCTTTTGACTCAAGTGAGCAGTCAGAAATGTCTTTTGTCGAGCTCCCAGGAGTGGAATTCCGTGCTG CATCAGTGAATGGCAGGAAATACAAGTCCTTACGAGTGATGAGTCAGAAATTTGTGATGCTGTTTCTTGTATCAACACCTCAAATAGTGAGCCTTGAAGTTGCTGCTAAAATCCTGATTGGAGAAGATCAGTTAGAAGACTTAGATAAAAGCAAGTTTAAAA CCAAAATTAGAAGACTTTATGACATAGCAAATGTTCTCAGCAGCCTTAAGCTTATCAAAAAAGTTCATGTTACAGAGGAGAGAGGTAGAAAACCAGCATTCAAGTGGACAGGACCTGAGGTCTTGACAAATACTCAGG ataCAAAACTTGAAGCAACTTCTACAACCTGTTCCCCACCTATTTCAGAATCCATCACTTCCAAAGAGCAGTGCTCAAAAGccctttttccttcaaaaggaaagcaaaatttCACTCGGCACTCATCTCTAATAAAGTTAGTTAAGAGTATAGAGAATGACAGAAGGAAGATCCAGTCTGCTCCAACCAGCCCAGTTAAAATAAGTGCCA GTACTTATCAAAGTTTACCAGTTTTCCCAAATACAATAGCTCAGTTTCCAGCAATCACTAAACATCAGCTGGAAGGACAATCCAA gACAGCAGAAGAGATGCAAACGAAATGTGCCCTGTCCTCGCCTGAGGCTGTCCCCAAGCCTGAGCCCTctcagcagccagctctgagcCAGCCCCTCGGGGTGTGCCCTGCAAGCCACAGCTCCGTGTCACCAGTTATCCTACCTCATCCTCAGTCTGGGGTTTCATATGCAATCTATCTGCACCCTTCCCAAGCCCACACAGTAACAACCTACAGCCCAGGCTTCATGTTGCAGCCTCTGCCATGTGCTAACGTAACTGGAATTAAGAGTAATAattcaaaaatattaaataaaataaccaCTGAGGAAGGGGACACACCAAGAGGTCCGGATGAGCCTACAAAATCCTTGGCAGCTGAAGAAAGACCTGAAACGAAATCAGAAACTTCATCTCAGCGGTGCCTTAAAAGATCACAAGCACTACCAGAGAGTAATTTAATTAAAAGGCGTAAAAGTGACGAGGAAAGCCTTGATACTTCTTTG GGAGAATACACTAAGAATGAAAAACCACCTTCCAACAGCTCACAAACAAATCACGAAATGGACTGTGTCCAGGAAGACAGACAGAATGAAACCAAAACAGTAGATCAGAACATGACAAGTTGCTGTGACCCAtgtacaaaagaaaatattccagaaGATGAAgataaaatcaaaacaaaacaagacatACCTGTGGCATTTGCCATTCCTGCTCCTGAG ACTTTTTTTCCATCTGGTTATCTTATTCCTCTGACTCACTGCACCCATGGCAACAAGGCAGAGTGCTCCACTAAAGAAAAGGCTGGGGTATGTTCTCTGCAGCACACAGCCTACAGCTCTCCCATCACTG GTGTCATTCCAATGCCAGCCTCAGAACTGAAGACAGTCAATATTCCTGCTTTTCATATAACACCCTTGAACATAATGCTGTCACCAAATTCCATAGCTGCTGCACCTGTACTGAGCAACTCCTGCCTCAATTCAAGCAGTACCAGTTCTGCCCCAAATCCAAGCTCTTCAGCTCTGAACTTTATGCTGCAACACATAGGACTAATACCTGCTGGTGTGCAAGTTCCTGCAAATCCTATTCTACAGCACGTGCCAGTCTCTTCCCAATCAGAAAATATCAGCCATAGCTCAGGGAGTACAAACATGCAAGAAGGGAAG tTCCTTCAGCCAAAGGAACCTCAGGAGCCTCAGGCAGTTACAGAGAACTTTTTCCGCACACCAGGAGGGCCAAACACAGAACCTGCACTATCTGCAAACTCAGATGGTACCCAGAGAACCTCTCAAGGAACTCTGTATATTCCTCAACGAAAACTTGAAGTTTCAGAAGACTAA
- the E2F8 gene encoding transcription factor E2F8 isoform X2 → MGAGDKENEHSEPCKNVLKTPLKQASTSQLVLTERQPDCQPLTTPPKLKETPPADPWTPTSNLKMLISAASPEIRSREQRRQLSDSSSEVLQTKHCLQEHLLGDEYEKSQPSRKEKSLGLLCHKFLARYPDYPSPSQKSYICLDEVTEELHVERRRIYDIVNVLESLHMVSRLARNRYVWHGRHNLPQTLQALKKVGEENKYIQQIQMIKKREYEHEFDPDGERNEEMASSFDSSEQSEMSFVELPGVEFRAASVNGRKYKSLRVMSQKFVMLFLVSTPQIVSLEVAAKILIGEDQLEDLDKSKFKTKIRRLYDIANVLSSLKLIKKVHVTEERGRKPAFKWTGPEVLTNTQDTKLEATSTTCSPPISESITSKEQCSKALFPSKGKQNFTRHSSLIKLVKSIENDRRKIQSAPTSPVKISASTYQSLPVFPNTIAQFPAITKHQLEGQSKTAEEMQTKCALSSPEAVPKPEPSQQPALSQPLGVCPASHSSVSPVILPHPQSGVSYAIYLHPSQAHTVTTYSPGFMLQPLPCANVTGIKSNNSKILNKITTEEGDTPRGPDEPTKSLAAEERPETKSETSSQRCLKRSQALPESNLIKRRKSDEESLDTSLGEYTKNEKPPSNSSQTNHEMDCVQEDRQNETKTVDQNMTSCCDPCTKENIPEDEDKIKTKQDIPVAFAIPAPETFFPSGYLIPLTHCTHGNKAECSTKEKAGVCSLQHTAYSSPITGVIPMPASELKTVNIPAFHITPLNIMLSPNSIAAAPVLSNSCLNSSSTSSAPNPSSSALNFMLQHIGLIPAGVQVPANPILQHVPVSSQSENISHSSGSTNMQEGKFLQPKEPQEPQAVTENFFRTPGGPNTEPALSANSDGTQRTSQGTLYIPQRKLEVSED, encoded by the exons ATGGGGGCCGGCGACAAG GAAAATGAGCATTCTGAGCCATGCAAAAATGTACTGAAAACTCCTTTGAAACAAGCGTCTACCTCACAGTTGGTACTGACAGAGAGACAACCTGACTGTCAGCCTCTAACCACACCCCCAAAACTGAAGGAAacccctccagcagatccatgGACACCTACTTCCAACCTGAAAATGCTGATTAGTGCAGCCAGTCCTGAGATTAGGAGCAGAGAACAGAGAAGGCAACTGTCAGACAGCTCAAGTGAGGTCCTACAGACAAAACACTGTTTGCAG GAGCACTTATTGGGGGATGAATATGAAAAATCTCAGCCAAGTCGCAAAGAGAAAAGTCTCGGATTACTGTGTCATAAATTCTTAGCTCGGTATCCTGATTACCCCAGCCCTTCACAGAAAAGTTACATTTGCCTTGATGAAGTCACTGAAGAGCTAC ATGTGGAGCGCAGGCGCATCTATGACATTGTGAACGTGCTGGAGAGCCTGCACATGGTGAGCCGCTTGGCCAGGAACAGATATGTCTGGCACGGGCGCCACAACCTCCCCCAGACCCTACAGGCCCTGAAAAAGGTGGGGGAAGAGAACAAATACATACAGCAAATCCAGATGATCAAGAAAAGAGAGTATGAACATGAATTTGATCCTGATGGTGAAAGGAATGAAGAAATGGCAAGTTCTTTTGACTCAAGTGAGCAGTCAGAAATGTCTTTTGTCGAGCTCCCAGGAGTGGAATTCCGTGCTG CATCAGTGAATGGCAGGAAATACAAGTCCTTACGAGTGATGAGTCAGAAATTTGTGATGCTGTTTCTTGTATCAACACCTCAAATAGTGAGCCTTGAAGTTGCTGCTAAAATCCTGATTGGAGAAGATCAGTTAGAAGACTTAGATAAAAGCAAGTTTAAAA CCAAAATTAGAAGACTTTATGACATAGCAAATGTTCTCAGCAGCCTTAAGCTTATCAAAAAAGTTCATGTTACAGAGGAGAGAGGTAGAAAACCAGCATTCAAGTGGACAGGACCTGAGGTCTTGACAAATACTCAGG ataCAAAACTTGAAGCAACTTCTACAACCTGTTCCCCACCTATTTCAGAATCCATCACTTCCAAAGAGCAGTGCTCAAAAGccctttttccttcaaaaggaaagcaaaatttCACTCGGCACTCATCTCTAATAAAGTTAGTTAAGAGTATAGAGAATGACAGAAGGAAGATCCAGTCTGCTCCAACCAGCCCAGTTAAAATAAGTGCCA GTACTTATCAAAGTTTACCAGTTTTCCCAAATACAATAGCTCAGTTTCCAGCAATCACTAAACATCAGCTGGAAGGACAATCCAA gACAGCAGAAGAGATGCAAACGAAATGTGCCCTGTCCTCGCCTGAGGCTGTCCCCAAGCCTGAGCCCTctcagcagccagctctgagcCAGCCCCTCGGGGTGTGCCCTGCAAGCCACAGCTCCGTGTCACCAGTTATCCTACCTCATCCTCAGTCTGGGGTTTCATATGCAATCTATCTGCACCCTTCCCAAGCCCACACAGTAACAACCTACAGCCCAGGCTTCATGTTGCAGCCTCTGCCATGTGCTAACGTAACTGGAATTAAGAGTAATAattcaaaaatattaaataaaataaccaCTGAGGAAGGGGACACACCAAGAGGTCCGGATGAGCCTACAAAATCCTTGGCAGCTGAAGAAAGACCTGAAACGAAATCAGAAACTTCATCTCAGCGGTGCCTTAAAAGATCACAAGCACTACCAGAGAGTAATTTAATTAAAAGGCGTAAAAGTGACGAGGAAAGCCTTGATACTTCTTTG GGAGAATACACTAAGAATGAAAAACCACCTTCCAACAGCTCACAAACAAATCACGAAATGGACTGTGTCCAGGAAGACAGACAGAATGAAACCAAAACAGTAGATCAGAACATGACAAGTTGCTGTGACCCAtgtacaaaagaaaatattccagaaGATGAAgataaaatcaaaacaaaacaagacatACCTGTGGCATTTGCCATTCCTGCTCCTGAG ACTTTTTTTCCATCTGGTTATCTTATTCCTCTGACTCACTGCACCCATGGCAACAAGGCAGAGTGCTCCACTAAAGAAAAGGCTGGGGTATGTTCTCTGCAGCACACAGCCTACAGCTCTCCCATCACTG GTGTCATTCCAATGCCAGCCTCAGAACTGAAGACAGTCAATATTCCTGCTTTTCATATAACACCCTTGAACATAATGCTGTCACCAAATTCCATAGCTGCTGCACCTGTACTGAGCAACTCCTGCCTCAATTCAAGCAGTACCAGTTCTGCCCCAAATCCAAGCTCTTCAGCTCTGAACTTTATGCTGCAACACATAGGACTAATACCTGCTGGTGTGCAAGTTCCTGCAAATCCTATTCTACAGCACGTGCCAGTCTCTTCCCAATCAGAAAATATCAGCCATAGCTCAGGGAGTACAAACATGCAAGAAGGGAAG tTCCTTCAGCCAAAGGAACCTCAGGAGCCTCAGGCAGTTACAGAGAACTTTTTCCGCACACCAGGAGGGCCAAACACAGAACCTGCACTATCTGCAAACTCAGATGGTACCCAGAGAACCTCTCAAGGAACTCTGTATATTCCTCAACGAAAACTTGAAGTTTCAGAAGACTAA
- the E2F8 gene encoding transcription factor E2F8 isoform X4 yields the protein MLISAASPEIRSREQRRQLSDSSSEVLQTKHCLQEHLLGDEYEKSQPSRKEKSLGLLCHKFLARYPDYPSPSQKSYICLDEVTEELHVERRRIYDIVNVLESLHMVSRLARNRYVWHGRHNLPQTLQALKKVGEENKYIQQIQMIKKREYEHEFDPDGERNEEMASSFDSSEQSEMSFVELPGVEFRAASVNGRKYKSLRVMSQKFVMLFLVSTPQIVSLEVAAKILIGEDQLEDLDKSKFKTKIRRLYDIANVLSSLKLIKKVHVTEERGRKPAFKWTGPEVLTNTQDTKLEATSTTCSPPISESITSKEQCSKALFPSKGKQNFTRHSSLIKLVKSIENDRRKIQSAPTSPVKISASTYQSLPVFPNTIAQFPAITKHQLEGQSKTAEEMQTKCALSSPEAVPKPEPSQQPALSQPLGVCPASHSSVSPVILPHPQSGVSYAIYLHPSQAHTVTTYSPGFMLQPLPCANVTGIKSNNSKILNKITTEEGDTPRGPDEPTKSLAAEERPETKSETSSQRCLKRSQALPESNLIKRRKSDEESLDTSLGEYTKNEKPPSNSSQTNHEMDCVQEDRQNETKTVDQNMTSCCDPCTKENIPEDEDKIKTKQDIPVAFAIPAPETFFPSGYLIPLTHCTHGNKAECSTKEKAGVCSLQHTAYSSPITGVIPMPASELKTVNIPAFHITPLNIMLSPNSIAAAPVLSNSCLNSSSTSSAPNPSSSALNFMLQHIGLIPAGVQVPANPILQHVPVSSQSENISHSSGSTNMQEGKFLQPKEPQEPQAVTENFFRTPGGPNTEPALSANSDGTQRTSQGTLYIPQRKLEVSED from the exons ATGCTGATTAGTGCAGCCAGTCCTGAGATTAGGAGCAGAGAACAGAGAAGGCAACTGTCAGACAGCTCAAGTGAGGTCCTACAGACAAAACACTGTTTGCAG GAGCACTTATTGGGGGATGAATATGAAAAATCTCAGCCAAGTCGCAAAGAGAAAAGTCTCGGATTACTGTGTCATAAATTCTTAGCTCGGTATCCTGATTACCCCAGCCCTTCACAGAAAAGTTACATTTGCCTTGATGAAGTCACTGAAGAGCTAC ATGTGGAGCGCAGGCGCATCTATGACATTGTGAACGTGCTGGAGAGCCTGCACATGGTGAGCCGCTTGGCCAGGAACAGATATGTCTGGCACGGGCGCCACAACCTCCCCCAGACCCTACAGGCCCTGAAAAAGGTGGGGGAAGAGAACAAATACATACAGCAAATCCAGATGATCAAGAAAAGAGAGTATGAACATGAATTTGATCCTGATGGTGAAAGGAATGAAGAAATGGCAAGTTCTTTTGACTCAAGTGAGCAGTCAGAAATGTCTTTTGTCGAGCTCCCAGGAGTGGAATTCCGTGCTG CATCAGTGAATGGCAGGAAATACAAGTCCTTACGAGTGATGAGTCAGAAATTTGTGATGCTGTTTCTTGTATCAACACCTCAAATAGTGAGCCTTGAAGTTGCTGCTAAAATCCTGATTGGAGAAGATCAGTTAGAAGACTTAGATAAAAGCAAGTTTAAAA CCAAAATTAGAAGACTTTATGACATAGCAAATGTTCTCAGCAGCCTTAAGCTTATCAAAAAAGTTCATGTTACAGAGGAGAGAGGTAGAAAACCAGCATTCAAGTGGACAGGACCTGAGGTCTTGACAAATACTCAGG ataCAAAACTTGAAGCAACTTCTACAACCTGTTCCCCACCTATTTCAGAATCCATCACTTCCAAAGAGCAGTGCTCAAAAGccctttttccttcaaaaggaaagcaaaatttCACTCGGCACTCATCTCTAATAAAGTTAGTTAAGAGTATAGAGAATGACAGAAGGAAGATCCAGTCTGCTCCAACCAGCCCAGTTAAAATAAGTGCCA GTACTTATCAAAGTTTACCAGTTTTCCCAAATACAATAGCTCAGTTTCCAGCAATCACTAAACATCAGCTGGAAGGACAATCCAA gACAGCAGAAGAGATGCAAACGAAATGTGCCCTGTCCTCGCCTGAGGCTGTCCCCAAGCCTGAGCCCTctcagcagccagctctgagcCAGCCCCTCGGGGTGTGCCCTGCAAGCCACAGCTCCGTGTCACCAGTTATCCTACCTCATCCTCAGTCTGGGGTTTCATATGCAATCTATCTGCACCCTTCCCAAGCCCACACAGTAACAACCTACAGCCCAGGCTTCATGTTGCAGCCTCTGCCATGTGCTAACGTAACTGGAATTAAGAGTAATAattcaaaaatattaaataaaataaccaCTGAGGAAGGGGACACACCAAGAGGTCCGGATGAGCCTACAAAATCCTTGGCAGCTGAAGAAAGACCTGAAACGAAATCAGAAACTTCATCTCAGCGGTGCCTTAAAAGATCACAAGCACTACCAGAGAGTAATTTAATTAAAAGGCGTAAAAGTGACGAGGAAAGCCTTGATACTTCTTTG GGAGAATACACTAAGAATGAAAAACCACCTTCCAACAGCTCACAAACAAATCACGAAATGGACTGTGTCCAGGAAGACAGACAGAATGAAACCAAAACAGTAGATCAGAACATGACAAGTTGCTGTGACCCAtgtacaaaagaaaatattccagaaGATGAAgataaaatcaaaacaaaacaagacatACCTGTGGCATTTGCCATTCCTGCTCCTGAG ACTTTTTTTCCATCTGGTTATCTTATTCCTCTGACTCACTGCACCCATGGCAACAAGGCAGAGTGCTCCACTAAAGAAAAGGCTGGGGTATGTTCTCTGCAGCACACAGCCTACAGCTCTCCCATCACTG GTGTCATTCCAATGCCAGCCTCAGAACTGAAGACAGTCAATATTCCTGCTTTTCATATAACACCCTTGAACATAATGCTGTCACCAAATTCCATAGCTGCTGCACCTGTACTGAGCAACTCCTGCCTCAATTCAAGCAGTACCAGTTCTGCCCCAAATCCAAGCTCTTCAGCTCTGAACTTTATGCTGCAACACATAGGACTAATACCTGCTGGTGTGCAAGTTCCTGCAAATCCTATTCTACAGCACGTGCCAGTCTCTTCCCAATCAGAAAATATCAGCCATAGCTCAGGGAGTACAAACATGCAAGAAGGGAAG tTCCTTCAGCCAAAGGAACCTCAGGAGCCTCAGGCAGTTACAGAGAACTTTTTCCGCACACCAGGAGGGCCAAACACAGAACCTGCACTATCTGCAAACTCAGATGGTACCCAGAGAACCTCTCAAGGAACTCTGTATATTCCTCAACGAAAACTTGAAGTTTCAGAAGACTAA